Proteins encoded together in one Eubalaena glacialis isolate mEubGla1 chromosome 7, mEubGla1.1.hap2.+ XY, whole genome shotgun sequence window:
- the LOC133094879 gene encoding LOW QUALITY PROTEIN: tissue alpha-L-fucosidase-like (The sequence of the model RefSeq protein was modified relative to this genomic sequence to represent the inferred CDS: inserted 2 bases in 1 codon), protein MLTKKKGELVSRYVVLTTKHHEAFTNWPSPVSWKWNSKDLGPHRDLVGELGTAIRNRNICYGLYHLLLEWFLPLYLCDKKNGFKTQHFVCAKTMPELYDLVSRYKPDLIWSDGEWECPDTYWNSTNVLAWLYNDRPVKDVVIVNNLWGHXYCRHGGYYNCQDKFRPETLPDHKWEMCTSTDKLSWGYRHDMAMGDITSESRIISELIQTVSLGGNYLLNIGPTKDGLIAPIFQERLLAVGEWLSISGEAIYASKPWRVQSEKNTTSVWYTSKGSAVYAIFLHWPEDGILSLKSPITTSTTELTKLGIENDLKWSTNPDKGLLTYLSQLPPSALPTEFAWTVELTGVE, encoded by the exons ATGTTGACCAAGAAGAAag GAGAGTTGGTTAGCAG gtatgtaGTCCTGACAACAAAGCATCACGAAGCCTTCACAAACTGGCCAAGTCCTGTGTCTTGGAAGTGGAACTCTAAGGATCTGGGGCCCCATCGTGATTTGGTTGGTGAGTTGGGAACAGCCATCCGAAATAGGAACATATGCTATGGACTCTATCACTTACTCTTAGAATGGTTCCTTCCTCTCTACCTATGTGATAAGAAAAATGGCTTCAAAACACAGCATTTTGTCTGCGCAAAAACAATGCCAGAGCTATATGACCTTGTTAG CAGGTACAAACCTGACTTGATTTGGTCTGATGGAGAGTGGGAATGTCCTGATACTTATTGGAACTCTACAAATGTTCTTGCTTGGCTCTACAATGATAGGCCAGTTAAGGATGTGGTCATAGTAAATAACCTATGGGGTCA TTACTGTCGCCATGGAGGATATTACAACTGTCAAGATAAATTCAGGCCAGAGACCTTGCCAGATCACAAGTGGGAGATGTGCACCTCAACAGACAAGCTGTCCTGGGGCTATCGTCACGACATGGCAATGGGTGACATCACAAGTGAATCTCGAATCATTTCGGAACTGATTCAGACAGTAAGTTTGGGAGGCAACTATCTTCTCAACATTGGACCAACTAAAGATGGACTGATTGCTCCCATCTTCCAAGAAAGGCTTCTTGCTGTTGGGGAGTGGCTGAGCATCAGTGGGGAGGCTATCTATGCCTCCAAACCATGGAGGGTACAATCTGAAAAAAACACGACCTCTGTGTGGTATACCTCAAAAGGATCAGCTGTTTATGCCATTTTCCTGCACTGGCCAGAAGATGGAATCTTAAGCCTTAAATCCCCCATAACTACTTCGACTACAGAGTTGACCAAGCTGGGAATCGAAAACGATCTGAAGTGGTCCACAAATCCAGATAAAGGTCTCCTCACGTACCTGTCCCAGTTACCACCCTCTGCTCTTCCGACTGAGTTTGCTTGGACTGTAGAGCTGACAGGAGTGGAGTGA